AAGGCCGACGCTGTCCGTCGGCTGGTCCGCCGGGACCCGGAGATCCCCGCCAGCCGGGTCGCACACGAGGACGCACTGCTGGTCCTAGACGACGTAGCCGCCGAGCAGGTCGCTTCCAACCGCGATCGCCCTGACGAAGACAGAACAGGAGCTTGACCGGACTCCTGCCCACCATCATGCTCGCGGCTGCCGCATCCCCGATGGAGGTCGACGTGGCGTACGACGAGGACCTCGCTGACCGGGTACGCGTCGTGCTCGGCGAAGTCCGAGGGGACTGGGACGAACGCAAGATGTTCGGCGGCCTCGCGTTCATGGTCGCCGGCCACATGACCGTCGGCGTGCTCGGCGACGACCTGCTCGTCCGCGTGGGGAAGGAGGCGTACGACGACGCGCTCGCGGAGCCGCACGCCCGCGAGATGGACTTCACGGGCCGCCCCATGACGGGCATGGTGTTCGTCGGCAACAGCGGCGTCGCGGCGGACACCGATCTCCGAACCTGGATCGGCCGCGGCCTCGACCACACCCGGTGCCTGCCTCCGAAGTGACGCCGGACGCCATCGGGCAGGTTGTGCATCGAGGAGATCATCGCCGCGGCGGTCGGCTGGTCACCTCAGCACGGGCAGCGCAGGGTTCCCGTGCGGGACGCGGCCGGTGGCCGCCAGCACGAACGAGACGTCGTCGGCCAGGTCGGCGGGACGGGCGCGGCCGAGCAGGCCGGTGAGGACCCGCGTGGTGACATCGAGGCCGCGGGGCGTGGCCTCGGGCGGCAGTCCCAGCGCAGCGCGGACATCGAGGCCGTGCACGGTGAGCTCGACCACCCGTGAGGTCAGGTAGTGATCGAGACGCGCGGCGCCGAGTGGTGTGGTGGTCACGCGGTCGGCGCCCGAGCGCTCGGCCGCCGCGACCGCGTCCCTCCAGGCGGGGCCGAAGCGTCGGACGAGGTCCTCCGGGGACGTGCTCGCTGCGTCGGTCGATGCACGGGCGGCGACCTCGCTCGGGTCAGACGTGTTGGCTCGCCGCCAGTAGTCGAGCCAGTCGATCTCCGCTCGCTCCGGTGGGTCCTGCGCGAGGTAGGTGGTCACGCGGCTCGGCCCTCGCAGGAGATGGGCGACGAGCTCCCGCAGCGTCCACGCCCCCAACCGCGTGGGCAGGTCCGGCCACCCGTCGGGCAGTCCGGCGAGGACCTGGTCGAGCCCCTGCCCTTCGGCGCGGATCGCCGCGAGCGACTCCGACATCGCGACGGGGCACGGTCGCTCTGGCGGTGGCTGATCGGCAGGTGGCACGGTCCCGTCCACGGACGCTGGCGTCACCACTGCAGCTCGATCTCGATCTCCGACTCGTCCTCGCCGATCTCGACGTCGAGCTCGAAGACGACCTCGTCGGGGTACCTCGGTCCTGTGCGAGCAGTCAGAGAATGCGAGAACGCACCGTAGGAGGCGGTTCTGGGCGTGGAGGTGATCGGATTCGAACCGACGACTTCTTCGTTGCGAAGCAAGCCCTGGATACTCGACGCGGTGAGACCCGCAACGCCCGAAAGCCGCGAGTTCGTGGCGCGATCACCCGCCAGCGGCCGAATTCGCAAGGCCATGCACCACAAGTCCTGGCGGACGCGGCCCACGAGCACCTCGTCGCGTCCCGCAGCCGACAGCGGGGTCGGGTAGGCGAGTTGTTGGCCGTCGCGGCCGGTGCCGTCGACCACCACCAGCCCCGGAGCCGCATCGAGGGTCGCGAGGGCCGCGTCGCGGGAGACCGGCTGCTGGAAGGTCAGTTTCGCGGCCAGGCAGTGGCCGACCACGACCGGGACGCGCACGTTGGTGGGTGAGACCGCCAGGTCGGGCAGGCCGAGGATCTTGCGGGACTCGGCGATAAGCTTGTGCTCCTCGACCGTGTAGCGGTCGTCTTGAAACTCGCCGCAGTGGGCCAGCACGTTGAACGCCACCGCGCGGGAGAAGTGCTCACCGACGACCTGCGACTCGACCTGGGCGCCGTCGCGGCGCAGCCGGTCGGCGTCGGCCACCAGCTTGCGGGCCTGGCCGACCAGTTCACGATCGCCGCGCGTCCCTCACCGCCGACCGACTGGTAGGTCGCGACCGTCATCTCGACCAGCCCGAACGCCGCGTGCAACGGACCGGCAGCGACCATCAGCACCATCGTGGTGCAGTTGGGGTTGGCCACGATCCCCTTCGCACGCCGTATGACCGCCTGCGCGTTGACCTCGGCGACCACCAGCGGCACGTCGGGATCGCTGTGCCACGCTGAGGAGTTGTCGACCACCACCGCGCCGGCCTCCACCGCGACCGGCGCGAAGGCGCGTGACCGCGCCGCACCAGCCGAGAACAGCGCGACATCCACCTCGTCGAGTACCTCGGCCGACAGCGCCCGTACCGTTACCTGACGCCCCTTCCAGGGCAGGCGCCTGCCTTCCGAAGCGGGGGAGGCCACCAGCACCGGATCGCCAGCCACCGGGAACCGACGCACCTGCAGCAGCCGCAGCAGCTCCCGTCCGACCAGACCCGTGGCCCCCACCACCGCCACCCGCATGCCCTCGCCCAGCGCCACCCTCCCCCTACGCGCGCAACTGTATACAGGCTATACTCACGGCGCAAGGGTGACGACGCAGCGAGGTCTGCCAGTAGGAGGAGCCCGACCGTGGCCGCCACCGACCCGCAAGCGATCGCCGACCAACTGCGCGACCGTATCCGTCACGGGACGCTCGCCCCCGGCACCTCCCTCAACCAGGTCGAGCTGGCCGACGACCTGGGAGTGAGTCGCATCCCGGTCCGTGAAGCATTGTGCAGCCTGGCCGGTGAAGGGTTGGTGGTCCTGGAGGCCGGCCGGGGGGCACGGGTGGTCGAACACACCCGACGCGACATCATCGACCTCTACGACCTGCGGCTGCGTCTCGAACCTGCGCTCGCCGGCGAGATCATCGACAGCCTGCCCCCCGCCGACATCCGCCAGCTGCACCAGCTGGCCGAACGGATGCTCGACGACCCGCCGCCCGACCGCTGGTCGCAGCTCAACCAGCGCTTCCACGCCTCCATGTACGCCCCCGTCCCCCGGCCCCACACCATCCGCATCGTCGGGCAGGTCATGGGAATGGTCGAGCCCTACTCCCCCCGCTACGTCCACCGGCTCCGCGGCATCGACCGAGCATCCCGTGAGCACCTCACGATGATGCGCGCCATCGCCGACCGTGACCCCGACCGCCTCGCAACCGTCATCGCCGCCCACCTGCGAGGTGCCCGCGACGCGCTCCTGCACGCACTCGACAACAACGCCTGACAGTCACCGATGCGCAGCCGAGCGGGGAAGGCGGATCCGATCTGCGAGCGGTCATATGCGACGAGCGTGACGTGCAGTCGGGGTCTTGATCTTGTTGTGCCGTTTCGGGTCGGCTTCGACACCGACCGGGCCTCCGAGGCAAGGAATCCCGTCAGGTGTCCGGTTGTTCCCGGGGCTTGCGTGCGATGATCTCCCCCTTCCACGGTGACGGGTACGAGCTGCTTCCACCGTCAACCCGGCACGCTGGATCATGCCTTCGATGATCCACGAGAACGTGGAGAACTCCTCACGGACGTGGGTTTCGAAGTCGGCGCGGGTGAACCCCTCGCCGGGGGGTTGCGCCATCCGCTCGATCCAGGCCAGCAGTTGGGTGAGCGTGTCGTGCGCCGCAAACGACCAGATGGCATCCCACCGGTAGAA
This Actinomycetota bacterium DNA region includes the following protein-coding sequences:
- a CDS encoding TfoX/Sxy family protein, encoding MTGLLPTIMLAAAASPMEVDVAYDEDLADRVRVVLGEVRGDWDERKMFGGLAFMVAGHMTVGVLGDDLLVRVGKEAYDDALAEPHAREMDFTGRPMTGMVFVGNSGVAADTDLRTWIGRGLDHTRCLPPK
- a CDS encoding maleylpyruvate isomerase N-terminal domain-containing protein; translated protein: MSESLAAIRAEGQGLDQVLAGLPDGWPDLPTRLGAWTLRELVAHLLRGPSRVTTYLAQDPPERAEIDWLDYWRRANTSDPSEVAARASTDAASTSPEDLVRRFGPAWRDAVAAAERSGADRVTTTPLGAARLDHYLTSRVVELTVHGLDVRAALGLPPEATPRGLDVTTRVLTGLLGRARPADLADDVSFVLAATGRVPHGNPALPVLR
- a CDS encoding GntR family transcriptional regulator, whose product is MAATDPQAIADQLRDRIRHGTLAPGTSLNQVELADDLGVSRIPVREALCSLAGEGLVVLEAGRGARVVEHTRRDIIDLYDLRLRLEPALAGEIIDSLPPADIRQLHQLAERMLDDPPPDRWSQLNQRFHASMYAPVPRPHTIRIVGQVMGMVEPYSPRYVHRLRGIDRASREHLTMMRAIADRDPDRLATVIAAHLRGARDALLHALDNNA